One part of the Raphanus sativus cultivar WK10039 chromosome 7, ASM80110v3, whole genome shotgun sequence genome encodes these proteins:
- the LOC108816923 gene encoding CLAVATA3/ESR (CLE)-related protein 1-like: MANLKFWLCLFLICVSLSRSSASRPMQQQFANSEGQKRGRMMKEAERVLKANMEKLMERGFNESKRLSPGGPDPRHH; the protein is encoded by the exons ATGGCTAACTTGAAATTTTGGCTGTGTTTGTTCCTGATCTGTGTTTCGTTGTCACGGTCATCAGCATCTCGGCCAATGCAGCAGCAGTTTGCAAACTCAGAGGG acagaAACGAGGGCGTATGATGAAAGAAGCTGAAAGAGTGTTGAAAGCTAATATGGAGAAGCTGATGGAGAGAGGCTTTAACGAGTCCAAGAGACTTAGTCCTGGAGGTCCTGATCCTCGTCATCACTAA